The Enterobacter mori genomic interval AATAAAGAAGAAAATCATCGCCGAGGCCAGCAGCGCGGCAACCGCCAGGATCCAGAAAATGGCGTGCCAGCTGAACCACACCAGCACGGCACCACCGACCATCGGTGCCACAAGCGGCGCAATGGTGGTGACCAGCATGACGAACGACATCATGCGTGAGAACTCTTCTTTCGGGTAGACATCGCGCATCAGGGCGTTGATCACCACGCTCGCGGCGGCGGCGGCCAGACCGTGGAAAAAGCGCATGATAATCAGCTGATCGATACTCTGCGCCAGCGCACAGGCGACAGCTGCGCCCGCAAAGACCAGCGTTCCGCCCAGGATAACAGGCTTGCGCCCGAGGCTATCCGCCATCGGCCCATACAGAAGCTGACCGATAGCAAAACCGAGAATATAGGTACTGAGCGTCATCTGCGCGCTGCCCGCCGGTACGCCAAACTGCGCGGAAATCACTGGCAACGCGGGCAGATACATATCGATGGAGAGCGGCATCAGCATCGCCAGCAGGCCAAGGATGAAAACGATCTTGAAAGATGAGTGTGGCCTGGTGGTCACAGAGTTCTCCTGAAATTTAGCGTGAAGGCAGACCGACGCTGGCGATCTCTTCTTCCGTTAACGGACGGTATTCGCCTGGCTCGAGTTCCGGATCAAGCTCAATCGCACCAATACGTTCACGATGCAGGCCCACAACGTGGTTGCCTACTGCGGCGAACATCCGTTTCACCTGATGATATCGACCTTCGCTGATGGTCAGACGTACTTCCGTCGGGGTGATGACTTCAAGCACCGCCGGTTTGGTCAGATCTTTTTCATTATGCAGCTGAACGCCTTTGGTGAATTGCTCTGCCGTGTCATCCGATACCGGCGACTCCAGCGTCACCCGATAGGTTTTCTCGCAGTGATGGCGCGGAGAGGTGATGCGGTGAGACCACTGACCGTCATCGGTCATCAGCACCAGACCGGTGGTATCGATATCCAGACGGCCCGCGGCATGCAGCTTGTGCGCCACTGGCTCATCGAGGAAATAGAGCACCGTCGGGTGGTCCGGATCGTCCGTTGAACAGACGTAGCCTTCCGGTTTGTTGAGCATGAAATAGCGCGGACCGTGCTGCTGGGTCAGCGGATTGCCATCATATTCAACCTGATGTTCAGGCTGGAGTTTGAAAGCGGTGTCTTTCACAATGTCGCCATCCACGGTAACGCGGCTGGCGCGAATTTCGCGCCCGGCAATAGCGCGGCTTACGCCGAGTTGCTGAGCGATAAACTTATCAAGTCGCATGAAATCTTTTTAGCCTTAGTGGTGCTGGAAGTCGGACAACGCGCCCGAAAAAGAAGCAGTCAAGAAGGGTTCAGTATAATGGTCTGGTTGCGCCACTCAAGGGAAAAAGTTTCGTGGCATACTATCTATACCCTAAATAATTCGAGTTGCATGAAGGCGGCAAAGGAGTGAATCCCTGGGAGCTTACATAAGTAAGTGACCAGGGTGAACGAGTGCAGCCAACGCACAGGCAACTTGAAGTATGACGGGTATATGTGCGGAATAACGAAACCGAGACACCATGACTTTTACACTTCGCCCCTATCAGCAAGAAGCCGTCGACGCTACCCTCGCCTGGTTCCGCAAACATCGGGAACCGGCAGCCATCGTGCTCCCGACAGGTGCAGGCAAAAGCCTTGTCATCGCCGAGCTGGCGCGTCTGGCACGCGGGCGCGTGCTGGTGCTGGCGCACGTTAAAGAGCTGGTGGCGCAGAACCATGCCAAGTATTGTGCGCTTGGACTCGAGGCCGATATTTTCGCCGCCGGGCTGAAGCGCAAAGAGAGTCACGGCAAAGTGGTGTTTGGCAGCGTGCAGTCTGTTGCCCGTAACCTGGATCTGTTTCGCAGCGAATTTTCACTGTTGATTGTCGACGAGTGCCACCGCATCAGCGATGACGACGACAGCCAGTATCAGCAAATCCTGACGCATCTGAAAGAGGTGAACCCTCACATACGGCTTCTTGGCCTGACGGCCACGCCGTTTCGTCTGGGTAAAGGCTGGATTTATCACTTCCATTATCACGGCATGGTGCGCGGAGACGAGAAAGCCCTGTTCAGCGACTGCATTTATGAGCTTCCGCTGCGCTACATGATTAAACATGGCTATCTGACGCCGCCGGAGCGGCTGGATATGCCGGTCGTTCAGTACGACTTCAGCCGCCTGCAGGCGCAAAGCAACGGGTTATTCAGCGAGGCCGATCTTAATCAGGAGCTGAAAAAACAGAAGCGCATTACCCCACACATCATCAGCCAGATTGAAGAGTTTGCGCAGACGCGCAAAGGGGTGATGATCTTTGCGGCCACCGTTGAGCATGCGCGAGAAATTACCGGATTGCTGCCCGCTGACGACGCGGCACTGATCACCGGGGAAACGCCCGGTCCGGAGCGCGACGACCTGATTGACGCCTTCAAAGCGCAGCGGTTTCGCTATCTGGTCAACGTGTCGGTGTTAACCACCGGGTTTGATGCGCCGCACGTTGACCTGATTGCTATTTTACGCCCGACCGAATCGGTGAGTCTCTATCAGCAGATAGTCGGCCGCGGCCTGCGCCTCTCGCCGGGAAAAACCGACTGCCTGATTCTGGATTACGCCGGGAATCCGCACGATCTGTACTCCCCTGAAGTCGGCACACCGAAAGGCAAAAGTGACAACGTGCCGGTCCAGGTGTTTTGTCCCGCCTGCGGGTTTGCCAACACCTTCTGGGGAAAAACCACCGCTGACGGTACGCTGATCGAACACTTTGGCCGCCGCTGTCAGGGCTGGTTTGAAGATGATGACGGGCATCGCGAGCAGTGCGATTTTCGTTTCCGCTTTAAAAACTGTCCGCAGTGCAATGCCGAAAACGATATTGCCGCCCGTCGCTGCCGGGAGTGCGACACGATCCTGGTCGACCCTGATGACATGCTTAAGGCTGCGCTGAAGCTGAAAGATGCACTGGTGCTGCGTTGTTCCGGCATGGCGCTTCAGCCCGGAGCGGATGAAAAAGGCGAGTGGCTGAAAATCACTTACTACGATGAGGATGGCGCAGACGTCAGCGAGCGTTTCCGGGTGCACACACCGGCGCAGAGAACGGCTTTTGAGCAACTCTTTATCCGCCCGCACACCCGCACGCCGGGGGTGCCGCTGCGCTGGATAACCGTTGCCGATATCGTTCATCAGCAGGCGCTGCTGCGCCACCCGGATTTCGTTGTCGCCCGCAGGAAAGGCCAGTTCTGGCAGGTGCGTGAGAAGGTCTTCGACTACGAAGGACGCTTCCGCCGGGCAAATGAATTGCGCGGTTAACGGGACTTTTCGTTGATGTGAGGGGCATTTGAGTATAAAATGCCGCCCGCTTCACATCCGTGAGGCAGAACACTCACCTGCTGCTGGGTCGCCTGTAGCAGGGTTTTAAATACAGAGAGAAATCAATGTTCACTATCGAAGCAGAAGTACGTAACGTGCAGGGTAAGGGTGCGAGCCGCCGCCTGCGTAACGCTAACAAGTTCCCGGCTATCATTTACGGTGGCGAAGCTGCTCCAGTTGCAATCGAACTGGATCACGACAAAGTGTGGAACATGCAGAACAAAGCTGAATTCTACGGCGAAGTTCTGACCCTCGTTGTTGGCGGTAAAGAAGAAAAAGTGAAAGTTCAGGCTGTACAGCGTCACCCGTTCAAGCCAAAACTGACTCACATCGACTTCGTTCGCGCGTAATCGCAAACTTGTCGAGAAAAACCCCGCAGCTGCGGGGTTTTTTTATGGCGGTTATTTACCGCCAGAGGTTCGACGCTGAAGCTGATCGCGCAGGTTCGGCGGCGTACCTTTGATGGTCAGGGTGTCGGTGGCCGGATCCCAGAAGATGCGTTCCCCCAACAGCATGGCGTCAAAGTTGATGGTTAATCCACCGCCGCTACCGGCAAATTTGGTGAGCTGACGCAGCGTACTGCGATCCGCCGGGAAGCTCTCTTCCAGTTCATAGCCTTTTTCAGCCGTAAATTCCTGGAAGCTGACTTCGCTCACACCTGCCAGCTCTTTTGACAGTGATTCCAGCTCAATCTCTTCGCCTGCCTGCAGCTGCTCGTTGCAGTAGCTGTAAACCTGCTGACGCACGGTCTGACGCTCGGATTTATCGAGCTGCGCTTCCGCCGTAAAATCATCAACCGCCTGCAGCAGACCTTTGTTCTGCGCTTTGGCGTTCAGACCTTCGCTGGCGCCGAGGAAGTCCATAAAGAAATCGGCGACTTTGCGCCCCACGCGCCCTTTCAGGAAAGTCAGATAGCGGGTCGATTCCGGATTGGTTTCCCACTCGGTCAAATCGATACGCGCCACGATATCCGCATGGTTGATATCCAGGTAGTGCGTCGAGCTGATGTCCAGCTGCTCGTTCACGCGCATGCTGCTTAAGTTATTCAGCACGGTCACCAGCAGGTATTCCACCGCCAGGTAACGGTATTGGCAGAACAGGACGATACCGCCATCGGCGAACGGATATTTTGCCAGCTCGTCACGCAGACGCCCGGTTGCGGCACGGCTGAATGCCAGGAAATCCTCTTCGCCCTGACGCTGAAGACGCAGGCTATCCGCCAGTTCGCTCTCTTCGCTGAACAGACCATAGGCTTTATTTTTAGCACTGTAGACGCGGTGCAACTCCGCCATCATTTCCACAACGGTCGCCGTGGGTTCAAGTAACGAATCGCGCAGCACCACTTCAAGGGTTTGCTCATCACGCTTGATAAGCTGGTGCAAGGCAATCTGGTTGATTTCCAGACTCATGATAAACTCTCCTTTTAGACCGGGCGGTATTCAACCACCACCAGCGCATGTGTGCAACAGAAGATAAAAAAGGGGAAAAAAAGCTGTTGCTACGGTAATATGTCGCCCTTCTCTCAACAAACTGATTTTGATTTATG includes:
- the rsuA gene encoding 16S rRNA pseudouridine(516) synthase RsuA, which produces MRLDKFIAQQLGVSRAIAGREIRASRVTVDGDIVKDTAFKLQPEHQVEYDGNPLTQQHGPRYFMLNKPEGYVCSTDDPDHPTVLYFLDEPVAHKLHAAGRLDIDTTGLVLMTDDGQWSHRITSPRHHCEKTYRVTLESPVSDDTAEQFTKGVQLHNEKDLTKPAVLEVITPTEVRLTISEGRYHQVKRMFAAVGNHVVGLHRERIGAIELDPELEPGEYRPLTEEEIASVGLPSR
- a CDS encoding DEAD/DEAH box helicase — translated: MTFTLRPYQQEAVDATLAWFRKHREPAAIVLPTGAGKSLVIAELARLARGRVLVLAHVKELVAQNHAKYCALGLEADIFAAGLKRKESHGKVVFGSVQSVARNLDLFRSEFSLLIVDECHRISDDDDSQYQQILTHLKEVNPHIRLLGLTATPFRLGKGWIYHFHYHGMVRGDEKALFSDCIYELPLRYMIKHGYLTPPERLDMPVVQYDFSRLQAQSNGLFSEADLNQELKKQKRITPHIISQIEEFAQTRKGVMIFAATVEHAREITGLLPADDAALITGETPGPERDDLIDAFKAQRFRYLVNVSVLTTGFDAPHVDLIAILRPTESVSLYQQIVGRGLRLSPGKTDCLILDYAGNPHDLYSPEVGTPKGKSDNVPVQVFCPACGFANTFWGKTTADGTLIEHFGRRCQGWFEDDDGHREQCDFRFRFKNCPQCNAENDIAARRCRECDTILVDPDDMLKAALKLKDALVLRCSGMALQPGADEKGEWLKITYYDEDGADVSERFRVHTPAQRTAFEQLFIRPHTRTPGVPLRWITVADIVHQQALLRHPDFVVARRKGQFWQVREKVFDYEGRFRRANELRG
- the rplY gene encoding 50S ribosomal protein L25 translates to MFTIEAEVRNVQGKGASRRLRNANKFPAIIYGGEAAPVAIELDHDKVWNMQNKAEFYGEVLTLVVGGKEEKVKVQAVQRHPFKPKLTHIDFVRA
- the yejK gene encoding nucleoid-associated protein YejK, whose protein sequence is MSLEINQIALHQLIKRDEQTLEVVLRDSLLEPTATVVEMMAELHRVYSAKNKAYGLFSEESELADSLRLQRQGEEDFLAFSRAATGRLRDELAKYPFADGGIVLFCQYRYLAVEYLLVTVLNNLSSMRVNEQLDISSTHYLDINHADIVARIDLTEWETNPESTRYLTFLKGRVGRKVADFFMDFLGASEGLNAKAQNKGLLQAVDDFTAEAQLDKSERQTVRQQVYSYCNEQLQAGEEIELESLSKELAGVSEVSFQEFTAEKGYELEESFPADRSTLRQLTKFAGSGGGLTINFDAMLLGERIFWDPATDTLTIKGTPPNLRDQLQRRTSGGK